Proteins from one Acidihalobacter prosperus genomic window:
- a CDS encoding type I restriction-modification system subunit M — MNTATIVQKLWNYCNVLRDDGMSYGDYVEQLTYLLFLKMADERTRAPYHQKSPVPDEYNWPSLMKKDGDDLFDHYRHTLEALGNQKGLLGLIFNKSQNKFQDPAKLRRLVXDLIDKEQWVSMSADVKGDAYEGLLEKNAQDTKSGAGQYFTPRPLIQAIVDVMAPMPGERVSDPACGTGGFLLAAHDYVVQHNPNLTRDQSRKLKEDTFKGWELVVQATARLCAMNMLLHGIGSQDYEPIVVSDSLAADPSERFDVILTNPPFGKKSSTTIVGEEGKVSKERDIVERGDFWTTTSNKQLNFVQHVKTLLKQNGRAALVLPDNVLFEGGAGETIRRKLLHECDVHTLLRLPTGLFYAQGVKVNVLFFDKKPASETPWTKKLWIYDLRTNRHFTLKTNPLKREDLEEFVRLYNPDNRHERKATWSEENPDGRWRAYDYETLVARDKASLDIFWLKDESLSDTDSLPAPEVIAAEIVEDLEAALTQFREIAADLGGESGEVDGVA; from the coding sequence ATGAACACCGCGACCATCGTCCAAAAACTCTGGAACTACTGCAACGTCTTGCGCGATGACGGCATGAGCTATGGCGATTACGTCGAGCAGTTGACCTATCTGCTGTTCCTCAAGATGGCGGACGAGCGCACCCGGGCCCCGTACCACCAGAAGAGCCCGGTGCCGGACGAATACAACTGGCCGAGCCTGATGAAGAAGGACGGCGACGATCTGTTCGATCACTACCGCCACACGCTGGAGGCGCTGGGCAACCAGAAGGGCTTGCTCGGGCTGATCTTCAACAAGTCGCAGAACAAGTTTCAGGACCCAGCCAAGCTGCGGCGGCTGGTGGKCGACCTCATCGACAAGGAACAGTGGGTGTCGATGAGCGCCGACGTGAAGGGCGATGCCTACGAAGGTCTGCTGGAAAAGAACGCCCAGGACACCAAGTCCGGCGCCGGCCAGTATTTCACCCCACGCCCGCTGATCCAGGCGATCGTGGACGTCATGGCGCCGATGCCGGGAGAGCGCGTGTCCGATCCGGCCTGCGGCACGGGCGGCTTTCTGCTCGCGGCGCACGATTACGTGGTGCAACACAACCCGAACCTGACCCGCGATCAGAGCCGCAAGCTCAAGGAGGACACCTTCAAGGGCTGGGAGCTGGTGGTGCAGGCCACGGCGCGGCTGTGCGCGATGAACATGCTGCTGCACGGTATCGGCAGCCAGGACTACGAGCCCATTGTGGTGTCCGACTCGCTGGCTGCCGACCCCAGCGAGCGCTTCGACGTGATCCTGACCAATCCACCCTTCGGTAAGAAGAGCAGCACGACGATTGTTGGAGAAGAGGGCAAGGTCAGCAAGGAGCGCGACATCGTCGAGCGTGGCGATTTCTGGACCACCACCTCGAACAAGCAGCTCAACTTCGTGCAGCACGTCAAAACCCTACTCAAGCAGAACGGCCGCGCCGCGCTGGTGTTGCCTGACAACGTGCTCTTCGAAGGCGGCGCCGGCGAAACCATCCGCCGCAAGCTGCTGCACGAGTGTGACGTCCACACCCTGTTGCGCCTGCCCACGGGCCTGTTCTACGCGCAGGGTGTGAAGGTGAACGTGTTGTTCTTCGACAAGAAGCCCGCCTCCGAGACCCCGTGGACCAAGAAGCTCTGGATCTACGACCTGCGCACCAACCGGCATTTCACGCTCAAGACCAATCCGCTGAAGCGCGAGGATCTGGAGGAATTCGTCCGGCTCTACAACCCCGACAACCGCCACGAGCGCAAGGCGACCTGGAGCGAGGAAAATCCGGACGGCCGCTGGCGCGCCTACGACTACGAAACCCTCGTCGCCCGTGACAAGGCCAGCCTCGATATCTTCTGGCTCAAGGACGAATCCCTCTCCGATACCGACAGCCTGCCCGCCCCGGAAGTGATCGCGGCGGAAATCGTGGAAGACCTCGAAGCCGCGCTTACGCAGTTCCGCGAAATCGCGGCGGACCTGGGCGGCGAATCCGGCGAGGTAGATGGGGTCGCCTGA
- a CDS encoding RNA-binding domain-containing protein, with translation MNTAELTALLDRLRDEPHETEWLEFKANRYEPQVLGEYLSALANSACLLGMPRGYLVFGIKDGSHAVVGTTFDPQAEKGKGEQLLPLWLSLGLQPNVGFETHTFTYHDQRVVLFEVHPAFDRPVKFYGKAYVRDGTSKTELTKYPEKERAIWSRRVDWSAQLCEQATLADLAPEAIAKARQEYATKFPRQEGELTGWDDATFLNKVRLTIRGAVTHAALLLLGRPEASALLAPAVARISWMLKNDRNEELDYEHFGPPFLLNVDKVLARIRNLTVRELPDGTLFPVELTQYDPWVIREALHNCIAHQDYLLRGRIQVVETPDSLLLTNVGGFLPGRVEKVIEQDAPLEIYRNPFLAEAMVNLNMIDTQGGGIKRMFLKQRERFFPMPDYDLSQPERVMVMLRGRILDERYTRILMAQTDLDLTTIILLDRVQKGQRIPADAAKRLRAVKLVEGRYPNLIVAGRVAAATGEKARHIRNRGFDSQYYRDLIVALVQEHQPVSRTDIDTLLLDKLPEMLSQEQKLNKIHNLLRQLARDGVIRNEGSRRFSQWVLIAGK, from the coding sequence GTGAACACCGCCGAGCTCACCGCCTTGCTTGACCGTCTGCGCGACGAGCCACACGAGACCGAGTGGCTGGAGTTCAAGGCCAACCGCTACGAGCCGCAGGTGTTGGGGGAATATCTGTCGGCGCTGGCGAACTCGGCCTGCCTGCTGGGTATGCCGCGCGGCTACCTGGTGTTCGGCATCAAGGACGGCAGCCATGCGGTGGTGGGCACAACCTTCGATCCTCAAGCCGAAAAAGGTAAGGGCGAGCAGTTGTTGCCGCTCTGGCTTTCCCTCGGTTTGCAGCCCAACGTCGGATTCGAGACTCACACCTTTACCTACCACGACCAGCGGGTGGTGCTGTTCGAGGTCCATCCGGCCTTCGACCGACCGGTGAAGTTCTACGGCAAGGCTTATGTGCGCGACGGCACGAGCAAGACCGAGCTAACGAAATATCCGGAGAAAGAGCGCGCGATCTGGAGCCGCCGCGTGGACTGGAGTGCCCAGCTCTGTGAGCAGGCGACCTTGGCCGATCTTGCCCCTGAGGCAATTGCCAAGGCGCGGCAGGAGTACGCGACCAAGTTCCCCCGCCAGGAGGGGGAACTGACAGGTTGGGACGATGCGACCTTTCTCAACAAGGTGCGGCTGACGATACGCGGCGCGGTGACCCATGCGGCCTTGCTGCTGCTGGGCCGACCGGAAGCCTCGGCGCTGCTGGCGCCGGCGGTGGCGCGCATCAGCTGGATGCTGAAGAACGACCGTAATGAGGAGCTGGACTACGAGCATTTTGGCCCGCCTTTCCTGCTCAATGTCGACAAGGTACTCGCACGCATCCGTAATCTGACGGTGCGGGAACTGCCTGACGGCACGTTGTTCCCGGTCGAATTGACGCAATACGACCCCTGGGTAATCCGTGAGGCTCTGCACAATTGCATTGCCCACCAGGACTATCTCCTGCGCGGCCGTATACAGGTGGTGGAAACGCCAGACAGCCTGTTGCTGACCAACGTTGGCGGTTTTCTGCCGGGACGGGTGGAAAAGGTGATCGAGCAGGACGCGCCGCTGGAAATCTATCGCAACCCATTTCTGGCTGAAGCGATGGTGAACCTGAACATGATCGACACGCAGGGCGGCGGCATCAAACGCATGTTCCTGAAGCAGCGGGAGCGCTTCTTCCCGATGCCGGACTATGACCTGTCGCAGCCGGAACGGGTGATGGTGATGCTGCGCGGACGCATTCTTGATGAGCGCTACACCCGGATTCTCATGGCGCAGACCGATCTGGACCTGACCACCATCATCCTCCTGGACAGGGTACAGAAAGGGCAGCGTATTCCCGCCGACGCGGCTAAGCGTCTCCGGGCGGTGAAGCTAGTGGAAGGTCGTTACCCGAACCTGATCGTTGCCGGCCGGGTGGCTGCGGCGACCGGCGAGAAGGCGCGGCACATTCGCAATCGCGGCTTCGACAGCCAGTACTATCGCGACTTGATTGTCGCCCTGGTGCAAGAACATCAGCCTGTCTCCAGGACGGACATCGATACGTTGCTGCTGGATAAGCTGCCCGAGATGCTGTCTCAGGAGCAAAAGCTCAACAAAATTCACAACCTGCTACGGCAGCTCGCCAGAGATGGGGTTATTCGGAACGAGGGGAGTCGCCGTTTCTCTCAATGGGTTTTGATAGCTGGAAAGTAG
- a CDS encoding restriction endonuclease subunit S, with amino-acid sequence MSAIAKREDVVAQGWEIRPLGEVVKPTRPRIKPSEKPGLPFIGMEHVEAHTMKLLGTVPAGTMKSSAVHFQPGDVLYGRLRPYLNKVYRPDFEGLCSAEFIVFPKTEGVDSRYLQYFLNSSTFVSFASHLNTGDRPRVDFDQLAPYEFPLAPLEQQKRIVVEIEKQFSRLDEAVANLKRVKANLKRYKAAVLKAAVEGRLVETEAEIARREGRSYETGEQLLQRILETRRSQWQGKRKYKEPTAPVTTDLPGLPEGWVWATVDQLFMSLRNGLSKKPEDSGPGIPILRISAVRPLELDITDKRFYRPLPSEHVEEYELKLRDVLFVRYNGTKDLVGACALVNEVSGVVLYPDKLIRGRVVCDLLISPSYLVLAANVGKSREHVDVLIKTTAGQQGIAGGEIKKMPLPLPPIEEQHRIVAEVDRRLSLLRGTEAQVDANLQRAGRFRQSILSKAFSA; translated from the coding sequence ATGAGTGCGATCGCGAAGCGCGAGGATGTTGTGGCGCAAGGTTGGGAGATCCGCCCGCTCGGTGAGGTCGTTAAGCCAACTCGCCCACGCATTAAGCCGTCGGAAAAACCGGGCCTACCATTCATTGGAATGGAGCACGTTGAAGCCCATACGATGAAGCTGTTGGGTACAGTGCCCGCCGGCACCATGAAAAGCTCGGCGGTTCACTTCCAGCCGGGCGATGTTCTCTATGGCCGTCTACGTCCGTATCTGAACAAGGTATATCGGCCGGATTTTGAAGGGCTCTGTTCCGCTGAATTCATCGTCTTTCCGAAGACGGAAGGTGTGGACAGCCGCTACCTGCAATATTTCCTGAATTCGTCGACGTTCGTCTCTTTTGCGTCCCATCTCAACACCGGAGACCGTCCGCGTGTCGACTTTGATCAGTTAGCGCCGTATGAATTTCCGCTAGCCCCCCTCGAGCAACAAAAACGCATCGTCGTGGAAATCGAAAAACAATTCTCCCGCCTCGACGAAGCCGTCGCCAACCTCAAGCGCGTCAAGGCCAACCTCAAGCGCTACAAGGCCGCCGTCCTCAAAGCCGCCGTCGAAGGCCGCCTCGTCGAAACCGAAGCCGAGATTGCACGACGTGAAGGCCGCAGCTACGAGACCGGCGAACAACTCCTGCAACGCATCCTCGAAACCCGCCGCAGCCAGTGGCAAGGCAAGCGCAAATACAAAGAACCCACCGCACCCGTCACCACTGACCTGCCCGGTTTGCCGGAGGGGTGGGTGTGGGCAACGGTTGACCAGTTATTCATGTCTTTGCGGAATGGCTTGTCAAAGAAACCGGAAGATTCTGGACCAGGGATTCCAATCCTTCGTATTTCTGCTGTTCGTCCACTGGAACTGGATATAACGGATAAACGCTTCTACAGACCGTTGCCTAGTGAGCATGTCGAAGAATACGAGTTAAAGTTACGGGATGTACTTTTTGTCCGATATAACGGGACGAAAGATCTTGTTGGTGCGTGCGCGTTAGTGAATGAAGTGTCCGGTGTGGTTCTATACCCAGATAAGCTTATTCGCGGACGTGTAGTCTGTGATTTGTTAATTTCACCGAGTTACCTAGTGCTGGCAGCAAATGTTGGTAAATCGCGAGAGCATGTCGATGTCTTGATAAAGACAACTGCTGGGCAGCAGGGTATAGCTGGCGGGGAAATTAAGAAGATGCCGCTCCCTTTGCCGCCAATTGAAGAACAACACCGCATCGTCGCCGAAGTCGACCGCCGTCTCTCCCTCCTGCGCGGAACCGAGGCCCAGGTGGACGCCAACCTCCAGCGCGCCGGGCGCTTTCGCCAGTCCATCCTGAGCAAGGCCTTTTCCGCGTGA
- a CDS encoding type I restriction endonuclease subunit R: protein MTPQPEQQAREDIDRLLQAAGWAVQDAAQANIHAAQGVAIREFPLKSGHGFADYLLYVDGKAAGVIEAKKQGVTLTGVETQSDKYTQGLPDGLPRWRDPLPFAYQSTGIETRFTNGLDPQPRSRQVFAFHTPALLAGWLGELADGVRETAPDYASRGDTFLARMQHLPPLRTEGLWPAQIQAIQRLEESLKANRPRALIQMATGSGKTFTAISFIYRLIKFAGARRVLFLVDRGNLGDQTLKEFQQYTSPYNNFKFTEEYNVQRLSSNAFDPVAKVSICTIQRMYAMLKGRELPEELDEESADQLGGLFKQPEPIEYNPNIPIEQFDIIVTDECHRSIYNLWAQVLEYFDATLIGLTATPSKQTFGFFHQNLVMEYNHEMAVADGVNVNYDVYRIRTAITEHGSRVEAGYSVQIQERDTRKKRWEQLDDDFAYDPNQLDRAVVAPDQIRTVIRTFRDKLFTEIFPGREWVPKTLIFAKDDAHAENIVEIVREEFGKGNDFAQKITYRTTGAKPKDLIKAFQNSAMPRIAVTVDMIATGTDIKALEIVMFLRAVKSRAFFEQMKGRGVRVIKPDDLQSVTRDARVKDHFVIVDAVGVCEQDKTDSRPMEQKPTVSFEKLMQAVAFGNTEDDVLTSLAGRLARMEHRMSAEDDQRIRALAGGLGVKDLSHRIVAALDPDRHLEQARVDLGLAPDDDRPLSEQALAAARQRIVLDAVKPLHDPDLREAIDQIKKKNEVVIDTVSADEVLEATFSRDALDRARGMIHSFERFIADNKDEITALQVLYSQPYRQRLTFEAVKELADKIEQPPYLWSEAQLWNAYAALERDKVKGASGRRILTDLVSLVRFAIHQDNELIPFPERVEINFRAWLMGQESSGKQFNEEQRRWLEMIRDHIAANLGIEPDDFEYAPFSQHGGLGKVHQLFGDKLNTIIEGLNETLAA, encoded by the coding sequence ATGACGCCACAACCCGAACAACAAGCCAGGGAAGACATCGACCGGCTGCTGCAGGCGGCGGGCTGGGCGGTGCAGGACGCTGCGCAAGCCAACATCCACGCCGCGCAGGGCGTGGCGATTCGCGAGTTTCCGCTCAAATCCGGCCACGGCTTCGCGGACTACCTGCTCTATGTCGACGGCAAGGCCGCGGGCGTGATCGAGGCCAAGAAGCAGGGCGTCACGCTCACCGGCGTCGAAACCCAGTCCGACAAATACACCCAGGGCCTGCCGGACGGCCTGCCGCGCTGGCGCGATCCGCTGCCCTTCGCCTACCAGTCCACCGGCATCGAAACCCGCTTCACCAACGGGCTGGATCCCCAGCCGCGCTCGCGTCAGGTGTTCGCCTTCCACACGCCCGCGCTGCTGGCCGGCTGGCTCGGCGAATTGGCGGACGGCGTGCGCGAGACGGCGCCGGACTACGCCAGCCGGGGCGACACCTTCCTCGCCCGCATGCAACACCTGCCGCCGCTGCGCACCGAAGGCCTCTGGCCCGCGCAGATTCAGGCCATCCAGCGGCTCGAAGAATCGCTGAAGGCCAATCGCCCCCGCGCGCTGATCCAGATGGCGACCGGCTCGGGCAAGACCTTCACCGCCATCTCCTTCATCTACCGGCTGATCAAGTTCGCCGGCGCGCGGCGCGTGCTGTTCCTGGTGGACCGCGGCAACCTCGGCGACCAGACGCTCAAGGAATTCCAGCAGTACACCTCGCCCTACAACAACTTCAAGTTCACCGAGGAGTACAACGTACAGCGTCTGAGCAGCAACGCCTTCGATCCCGTGGCAAAGGTCAGCATCTGCACCATCCAGCGCATGTACGCCATGCTCAAGGGCAGGGAGCTGCCCGAAGAGCTGGACGAGGAATCCGCCGACCAGCTCGGCGGCCTGTTCAAGCAGCCCGAGCCGATCGAGTACAACCCCAATATCCCGATCGAGCAGTTCGACATCATCGTCACCGACGAATGCCACCGCTCCATCTACAACCTCTGGGCGCAGGTGCTGGAATACTTCGACGCCACCCTCATCGGCCTCACCGCCACGCCCAGCAAGCAGACCTTCGGCTTCTTCCACCAGAACCTGGTGATGGAATACAACCACGAGATGGCCGTGGCCGACGGCGTCAACGTCAACTACGACGTCTACCGCATCCGCACCGCCATCACCGAGCACGGCTCCAGGGTCGAGGCGGGATACTCCGTGCAGATTCAGGAGCGCGACACGCGCAAGAAGCGCTGGGAACAGCTCGACGACGACTTCGCCTACGACCCCAACCAGCTCGACCGCGCCGTGGTCGCGCCGGACCAGATCCGCACCGTCATCCGCACCTTCCGCGACAAGCTGTTCACCGAAATCTTTCCCGGCCGCGAGTGGGTGCCCAAGACCCTCATCTTCGCCAAGGACGACGCCCACGCCGAAAACATCGTCGAGATCGTTCGCGAGGAATTCGGCAAGGGCAACGACTTCGCCCAGAAGATCACCTACCGCACCACCGGCGCCAAGCCCAAGGACCTCATCAAGGCCTTCCAGAACAGCGCCATGCCGCGCATCGCCGTCACCGTGGACATGATCGCCACCGGCACCGACATCAAGGCGCTGGAAATCGTCATGTTCCTGCGCGCCGTCAAATCCCGCGCCTTCTTCGAGCAGATGAAGGGCCGCGGCGTGCGCGTCATCAAGCCCGACGACCTGCAGAGCGTCACCCGCGACGCCAGGGTCAAGGACCACTTCGTCATCGTCGACGCCGTCGGCGTCTGCGAGCAGGACAAGACCGACTCCCGCCCCATGGAGCAGAAGCCCACCGTCAGCTTCGAAAAGCTCATGCAGGCCGTCGCCTTCGGCAACACCGAGGACGACGTCCTCACCTCGCTTGCCGGCCGCCTCGCGCGCATGGAGCACCGCATGAGCGCCGAAGACGACCAGCGCATCCGCGCGCTCGCCGGCGGCCTGGGCGTCAAGGACCTGAGCCACCGCATCGTCGCCGCGCTCGACCCGGACCGCCACCTCGAACAGGCCAGGGTCGACCTCGGTCTCGCGCCGGACGACGACCGCCCGCTCAGCGAACAGGCCCTTGCCGCCGCGCGCCAGCGCATCGTGCTCGACGCCGTCAAGCCGCTGCACGATCCCGACCTGCGCGAAGCCATCGACCAGATCAAGAAGAAGAACGAAGTCGTCATCGACACCGTCAGCGCCGACGAAGTCCTCGAAGCCACCTTCTCGCGCGACGCCCTCGACCGCGCCCGTGGCATGATCCACTCCTTCGAGCGGTTCATCGCCGACAACAAGGACGAAATCACCGCCCTGCAGGTGCTCTACAGCCAGCCCTACCGCCAGCGCCTCACCTTCGAGGCGGTCAAGGAGCTGGCCGACAAAATCGAGCAGCCGCCCTACCTGTGGAGCGAAGCCCAGCTCTGGAACGCCTATGCCGCGCTGGAAAGGGACAAGGTCAAGGGCGCCAGCGGCCGCCGCATCCTCACCGACCTCGTCTCGCTGGTCAGATTCGCCATCCACCAGGACAACGAACTCATCCCCTTTCCCGAGCGCGTCGAGATCAATTTCCGGGCATGGCTGATGGGACAGGAAAGCAGTGGCAAGCAGTTCAACGAGGAACAGCGACGTTGGCTGGAAATGATCCGCGACCACATCGCCGCGAATCTCGGCATCGAGCCGGACGATTTCGAGTACGCCCCGTTCTCGCAACACGGCGGCCTCGGCAAGGTGCATCAACTGTTCGGCGACAAGCTGAATACGATCATTGAAGGACTGAACGAGACGTTGGCGGCATGA
- a CDS encoding ABC transporter ATP-binding protein — translation MQPRWNPPKPPRVSGHGEGGVDLVMSVEAVAREAATLGARRPDDAALRALAGDAPLLSLRALDAGYGRMQILHGLDLHVAAGQSLCLIGPNGAGKSTVLHSIYGFTRIIGGAIELDGRAIGGLTPEQKLRDAGIAYVMQDNSVFPRMSVEENLLMGGYLLPGREAARAAAADVLARYPRLSQRRRAAAGTLSGGERRLLEIARALIMRPRVLLVDEPSIGLEPRYIDAVFEILRELQRDQGKTVVLVEQNAKKGLEFADLAYVLVSGQLALAGPGDALLEDPDVGRLFLGG, via the coding sequence ATGCAGCCGCGCTGGAATCCGCCCAAGCCGCCCCGCGTCTCCGGCCACGGCGAGGGCGGCGTCGATCTCGTCATGTCCGTCGAGGCCGTCGCGCGCGAGGCCGCGACGCTGGGCGCGCGCCGGCCGGACGATGCCGCCCTGCGCGCGCTCGCCGGGGATGCGCCGCTGCTCAGCCTGCGCGCGCTCGACGCCGGCTACGGGCGCATGCAGATCCTCCACGGCCTCGATCTGCACGTCGCCGCCGGCCAGTCGCTGTGCCTCATCGGCCCCAACGGCGCCGGCAAATCCACCGTCCTGCACTCCATCTACGGCTTCACCCGCATCATCGGCGGGGCCATCGAGCTGGACGGCCGCGCCATCGGCGGGCTCACCCCCGAGCAGAAACTGCGCGACGCCGGCATCGCCTACGTCATGCAGGACAACTCCGTGTTTCCGCGCATGAGCGTGGAGGAAAACCTGCTCATGGGCGGCTATCTGCTGCCCGGCCGCGAGGCCGCGCGCGCCGCCGCGGCCGACGTGCTCGCGCGTTACCCGCGTCTCTCCCAGCGCCGCCGGGCCGCCGCCGGCACCCTCTCCGGCGGCGAGCGCCGCCTGCTCGAAATCGCGCGCGCGCTCATCATGCGGCCGCGCGTGCTGCTCGTGGACGAACCTTCCATCGGCCTGGAGCCGCGCTACATCGACGCCGTGTTCGAAATCCTGCGCGAACTGCAGCGCGATCAGGGCAAGACCGTCGTCCTGGTCGAGCAAAACGCCAAGAAAGGCCTCGAATTCGCCGACCTGGCCTACGTCCTCGTCTCCGGCCAGCTCGCGCTCGCCGGCCCCGGCGACGCCCTCCTCGAAGACCCCGACGTCGGCCGCCTGTTCCTGGGCGGCTGA
- a CDS encoding ABC transporter ATP-binding protein, producing the protein MSRVLLDVAGVSKTFGGVIANDGVCLSVPEGAIYGLIGPNGSGKTTLFNAIVGYHPIDAGSVRFDGAELSRLRVGDIARRGLLRTFQQTRVYVGMDCMANMRISTPAVHAGLRGLFRGFDPETDAQAEELLAFVGLYEKRHLRAGELSFGQQKLLEFAMALMNRPRMLLLDEPTAGINPTLINGLIDRLRRANDTFGITLLVIEHNMRVIMNLAEHIYCLAHGRMLADGPPEAIRSDQRVIDAYLGAA; encoded by the coding sequence ATGAGCCGCGTGCTGCTCGACGTCGCCGGCGTCAGCAAGACATTCGGTGGCGTGATCGCCAACGACGGCGTCTGCCTCAGCGTGCCCGAGGGCGCGATCTACGGTCTCATCGGCCCCAACGGCTCCGGCAAGACCACCCTGTTCAACGCCATCGTCGGCTATCACCCCATCGACGCCGGCAGCGTGCGCTTCGACGGCGCCGAGCTGTCGCGCCTGCGCGTCGGCGACATCGCCCGCCGCGGCCTGCTGCGCACTTTCCAGCAGACCCGCGTTTACGTCGGCATGGACTGCATGGCCAACATGCGCATCTCCACGCCCGCCGTCCACGCAGGCCTGCGCGGCCTGTTCCGCGGCTTCGACCCCGAAACCGACGCCCAGGCCGAGGAGCTGCTCGCCTTCGTCGGCCTCTACGAAAAGCGCCATCTGCGCGCCGGCGAACTCTCCTTCGGCCAGCAGAAGCTGCTCGAATTCGCCATGGCGCTGATGAATCGCCCGCGCATGCTGTTGCTGGACGAGCCCACCGCCGGCATCAATCCCACCCTGATCAACGGCCTCATCGACCGCCTGCGCCGCGCCAACGATACCTTCGGCATCACTTTGCTGGTCATCGAGCACAACATGCGCGTCATCATGAACCTCGCCGAGCACATCTACTGCCTCGCCCACGGCCGCATGCTCGCCGACGGCCCGCCCGAGGCCATCCGCAGCGACCAGCGCGTGATCGACGCCTACCTGGGAGCCGCCTGA
- a CDS encoding branched-chain amino acid ABC transporter permease, whose amino-acid sequence MSARLQRLSAPAWTGLIVAGLVVPWLFPHHLTVFAFAWCMVVLALSWDICGGQMGYNSFGNIFFFGIGMYACAVVQRDLWHGVASGQAQLVLTAPQYLIGLGLGLVAGVVAAVALAFLLGSQILGMRGHYFAICTLGLGIAAGEIATGVDFIGAGSGMVTPLMPAGLPGKEIFYYAFFMLLALFALWLLSRLYAGRFGLALNAIRDNEDKAEAMGLPTVAYKTTAWAVSAALLALAGGGVGNLVGFIDPIDVAFAGASFGVWMILMAILGGKGTLWGPLIGAFLFYAAKEVTWTYFLGWQRVMLGALIVIIVVFFPEGIMGWLRERFPARFGGAPASETQEDRS is encoded by the coding sequence GTGAGCGCCCGCCTGCAGCGCCTGTCCGCGCCGGCCTGGACGGGGCTGATCGTCGCCGGCCTCGTCGTGCCCTGGCTGTTTCCGCACCACCTCACCGTGTTCGCCTTCGCCTGGTGCATGGTCGTGCTGGCCCTGTCGTGGGACATCTGCGGCGGCCAGATGGGTTACAACTCCTTCGGCAACATCTTCTTCTTCGGCATCGGCATGTACGCCTGCGCCGTGGTCCAGCGCGACCTCTGGCACGGCGTCGCCAGCGGGCAGGCGCAGCTCGTGCTCACCGCGCCGCAATACCTCATTGGCCTCGGCCTCGGGCTCGTCGCCGGGGTGGTCGCCGCCGTCGCGCTGGCCTTTCTGCTCGGCTCGCAGATCCTCGGCATGCGCGGTCACTATTTCGCCATCTGCACCCTCGGCCTCGGCATCGCCGCCGGCGAAATCGCCACCGGCGTCGACTTCATCGGCGCCGGCTCCGGCATGGTCACCCCGCTGATGCCGGCCGGCCTGCCCGGCAAGGAAATCTTCTACTACGCCTTCTTCATGCTGCTCGCGCTGTTCGCCCTGTGGCTGCTGTCGCGGCTGTATGCAGGCCGCTTCGGGTTGGCGCTCAACGCCATCCGCGACAACGAGGACAAGGCCGAGGCCATGGGCCTGCCCACCGTCGCCTACAAGACCACCGCCTGGGCCGTGTCCGCCGCGCTGCTCGCGCTCGCCGGCGGCGGCGTCGGCAATCTCGTCGGCTTCATCGACCCCATCGACGTCGCCTTCGCCGGCGCCAGTTTCGGCGTATGGATGATTCTCATGGCCATCCTCGGCGGCAAGGGCACGCTGTGGGGGCCGCTGATCGGCGCCTTCCTGTTCTACGCCGCCAAGGAGGTCACCTGGACCTATTTCCTCGGCTGGCAGCGCGTGATGCTCGGCGCGCTGATCGTGATCATCGTCGTGTTCTTCCCCGAAGGCATCATGGGCTGGCTGCGCGAGCGCTTCCCCGCGCGCTTCGGCGGCGCGCCCGCGTCCGAAACCCAGGAGGACCGCTCATGA